The Cucurbita pepo subsp. pepo cultivar mu-cu-16 chromosome LG18, ASM280686v2, whole genome shotgun sequence nucleotide sequence CAGACCGTGTTTAGTTCTCCTTTCCACTGATCTGGATCTTACACCACGTGTCATAATCACACGCCATAATCAATGTGCTAATCCAATTACTATTCAACTTTGTAGGCGGCTTCCAAAGGGGCCAAGACTTCATCAACCGTCTTGCTTCATTTCATTAACAACTTCCCATTTGTGTATtgtacaattttaaaacgacaACGCAGAAGCCATTGAATTCTCACACATGATAGACTTTATAACGTATGTAAACAAACACCCCACGTCTCTTCCAATTATATATCAACAGGCTTTTGAAACAAACTCTGGTTGAGATTGGAGAGGAAACATGGAGAGTCCTATGATGTTGGTCGGTGTAGTTATAATGGTATTGGAGATCAGCCTCATGGCACATGCAGCTGTTCCTGCCACTGTCTTGAAACAGATTGATATGGTAAACAAAAATGGCCCTTATTTGGGCATAGTGGTGCCTAATGCCTTTGAAATGAACCCtcttcttcaatctccaagCCTTGTGGTTGATCCTACTCTTCCACACTTGGATTTTTCAGGTCATCATCTCtatgcttttgcttttgtgtAAGGAACAGATAACAGTCGATTTTCGAGTTCTGATTCGTTTTACGTTTTATAGGTCGACGGTTTCGATTCGGACATATAAGAGGCAAGAAGGTTATAGTTGTGATGACAGGACTAAGCATGGTATGTCGTAAAAAACGATTGTTTTGATATGTTTTAACTAATTGAATTATGCTGAGATCGGGACGATGCATTGATCTTCCATCTATGAATAGCTTAATGCAGGAACAACTACAGAGTTGCTTCTAACTCTGTTTAAGGTAACAGGTGTGCTTCACTATGGAATAGCAGGAAATGGTGATCCTGAGCTTGAAATTGGTGATGTAACTATTCCTGAGTACTGGGCTCATACAGGCTTATGGAATTGGCAGGTAAACAAATGAATCCCTCCAAGGGAAGCTCTCAAAATAGTGTTTTTCTAATCATTTCATGTTGTGAGCAGCGGTTTGGAGATGGACCTGAGGACGAACTTGCATTAGAATCCAATGGAGATTACACAAGAGAAATTGGGTTCTTGAAATTTTCCAACTTCAATACAGTTGAGACAAAGAATGAAACATCTTTAGACAACCTTTTAAACAATGTTTGGTACCAACCAGAGGAGATCTTCCCTGTGGATGGAACTCCTGAAATCAGACAGCGTGTCTTTTGGATTCCTGTGGACAGACAATACTTTTCAGCAGCCAAGAAACTTGAGGTACCTGTCTGTATAACCCCACAACCTCCATAATAATTGAAACAATCATGTTCCAAGTCTGATTCTAGTGTAAGTTTGAAGTAATCGAGACTTACCACTAGCACGTATTGTTGctttctttggattttctgttttgagcttttctcctcaaggttttaaaactcgtctgctagggagaggttgcacgctcttataagaaatgttttgttcccctctcctaccattatgagatctcacaatccacccccttggggcctagtgccttctcgctggcacaccgtccggtaattggtgtggaaacttctccctgatagacgtattttaaaaccttgagcggAAGCTCAGAAGGGGAAAGCCCAatgagaacaatatctactagtggtagacttgggctgttataaaggATGTGCGGGCGAGGATGTTGAGCctccaagggagtggattgtgagattccacaacAGTTGGAgtggggaacgaaacatttcttataagaatgtgaaaactcttcatagcagacacgttttaaaaccgtgagactgatagtgatacataatgggccaaaaatGACACTATCTGTAACCGGTggacttagactgttacaaatggtatctgaGTCGGTGACCAGACGGTGCAAGACACtagtcggagtagggctatACGCTCTCCATAAAGGAAAgctaaaaaagacaatatttgctagtggcgGACTTGAGAACGGTTACACAAACGAACCAAACTTGATTGGCTTgctataaagagagattttaaaGCTTCTATCTCTCTGATTGCACAATATATAGTATGAGGCCTCgtgaaaattcataatttggTTCCTGTAATTTCATGACTACAGGGACTGAAGTTGGAAGGGTGTGTGAACTCAACAGCTTGCTTACCAAGAGCGCCTGTTGCAGTGAGAGTGCAAAGAGGGGTCACTGCCAATGTGTTTGTTGACAATAAATCTTACAGAGAGTTCCTGCATTCAACATTCAATGTGACCCCCATTGACATGGAATCTGCAGCTGTGGCGCTCGTCTGTCTTCAACAAAAGATACCCTTCATTGCAATTAGATCACTGTCTGATTTGGCTGGTGGAGGCTCTGCCTTGTCCAATGAGGCTGCCGCCTTTGCTGGGCTAGCATCCCAGAACGCTGTCACTACTCTCATTAAATTCATCACGTTATTGTGATAAAAGCAGATAGATACTACCAATTTCTTCAACAAAGAATTATTAATAATGCAGtgttgtgaacttttaatatccTGTTCTTTTTATCAATAATGATGTCACTCTTCAAATCCTATTGGTTCGGTGTGAATCTCATGTTGGGtgatttagaaaatgatagGAACATATCTCTATTGAcaatgaggcattttggaaaGTCCGAAACAAAGCCATCAGAgtttaggctcaaagtggataatatcatatcatataattgtGGAGACCGATGACCTCTTACACTATTTTGAGCTTTTGGGGTTGTGGGTGTATTtctctcttataaaaaaagactTCTCTCTATGATGCTGCTCATGACCTTACATACATGCATGCAGCAGGTGCTTGTGTGCGGTGACCCGTGCTCGCGATGAGGATTGAGTTTGACATTGTTTTGTACCTATCGTCTCGTTATGTAACAATATAAGTttaccgctaatagatattgtttgctttggctcGATAGATATCGCGGtgagcttcacgattttaaaacgcgtttattaaggagaggtttcacCCACTTTATTAAAACCAATTTattgtaaaaattattaatacactaatttctttattttaaagaaaaaataagaaaattataaacgaaataattataaactaaaGGTTGATAATTTTTAGTctgttcaaatattttaaagtaaaaataccataaataataattacaaatttggtaaatttgtaaattaaaggGTGGGAAAATGTGTGATATTTATTTTGCCCGAAACGGTCAGCGGAAGCGGAAGGAGGCATACCCTTTTACGTAATTTCTCATGCTGAATTCCTCATAATtagaatttagggtttatgaaTTTACATTCCATCTTTTTCAACGATAATCGGCGTTCACACTTCAGACCGACCCGTTCGTCCCTGCACATCGTATCAGGCAGAAGAGTTAGGAAAACAAGGCGAAAGGATGGGTTCCAGGGGTAAAGACTCTACGACTCACCATCAGCCGTTATTGAGCAGTCTTGTTGTCCGGCCATCAAATAGTGACGGGGGTGGTGGCGGAGTCGGTGGAACCAGTGGCGGCCGCGTTGGTCGTGGAAGCGATTATGAGGCGGGTGAGGTTCCCCGTGACCCTCCACAATATTCTCGATTGGATCGATATTCAGATGATTTGGGTTCGTTATTATTCTACCGTACACCTTTGTTTTTGCTCGGTTTTCGAGCTATGATCGAATGAGTAGTTTCTGTgcttaaatgttttttttttcttctaaaaaatttGTCACCGTGTTGAAGTTAATTGCTTGGCGCCTTTAGGTAGGGTTTTTATGCATTATTTGGTGGAAAACTTATTTTCAATGACAGAAAGTAAATTACAATCCAATCCGTGTAAATGGAGATTATTAGATTGTTCATCGAGGCTAAAAGACGACTTAAAGCTTTAAAGGGAAAGTGATGTTTACTCCAACATAATGTAGTCAGTCACTATTGCTTCAACAAAGCTATCCAAACCCTTACCTTTTGCAGTTAGAGGTTCGCATTGTCCTTTCTAGCCTAAGTTTTCAATAAGGCGCTCCATTGATTCATAGCCACAGAATCACCTTCTCTTTTATGAAAGGATGGTCGCTGAGTCATGATACCTTCAGAATTTATATGATATATCAATGTGCTTTCTCAGAAGTTGATGTAAAGATTACAGATACATAAATGTGTATATAACCTGTAAATTTATGTCACTACATGTTTACAAGTTCCTTCCATTAGGTTCCTTGTCTCAAAACTATAGGCGTCCttgtaaattttgtttcagCTAAATTCCAGTTTGCGAGTTCTGTCTCAATTGTGGGGGGATAATTTAGTTAACCAAAGTATGTTGTAGTTTCATGGGAGATGGAACCCTTAGATATGCttcgaaagaaaataaagaaaaccatCCTGGCTCTCTATTCCTGGATGGataattgaagaaatcttAATAGTATTACTCCTTAGGTTCCATGCACTCTATACACTTGTTGGtcttttctcatatttttagTTAGACCTTATCAAAGAGCTTTGCCAAGATAATTGCAGTTTGACTCAtctgtattattattattctcccTGGTCCTTCTTGCTGCCTTACCACAGAGAACTTAtgccccccccccccccccccccccNTATCCATCTGCCGTTGGTAAGAGaggatgatttttttttatgtctttCACCTAGAGGAATGCTATCTAAGATTTTTACTCAAAATGGTGGATTATTGGAATTAATGGGTTTCACCGTTGATTCCGACCAATTTATGACGGCGTTTGGTGAGTTCAATAATCATGCATTATGTCTACCCTGCCACTAGAGACACAGTCGAGTGCCAATTCCACAGGAGGCcagattttcattttcttttttttggaacT carries:
- the LOC111780434 gene encoding bark storage protein A, which encodes MESPMMLVGVVIMVLEISLMAHAAVPATVLKQIDMVNKNGPYLGIVVPNAFEMNPLLQSPSLVVDPTLPHLDFSGRRFRFGHIRGKKVIVVMTGLSMLNAGTTTELLLTLFKVTGVLHYGIAGNGDPELEIGDVTIPEYWAHTGLWNWQRFGDGPEDELALESNGDYTREIGFLKFSNFNTVETKNETSLDNLLNNVWYQPEEIFPVDGTPEIRQRVFWIPVDRQYFSAAKKLEGLKLEGCVNSTACLPRAPVAVRVQRGVTANVFVDNKSYREFLHSTFNVTPIDMESAAVALVCLQQKIPFIAIRSLSDLAGGGSALSNEAAAFAGLASQNAVTTLIKFITLL